From a region of the Narcine bancroftii isolate sNarBan1 chromosome 5, sNarBan1.hap1, whole genome shotgun sequence genome:
- the jun gene encoding transcription factor Jun codes for MSAPKMDQPFYHDDALNAAFAQPENSGYGYSPKMLKQNMTLNLSDPASNLKPHLRNKNSEGILTSPDVGLLKLASPELERLIIQSSNGLITTTPTPTQFLCPRNVTDEQEGFAEGFVKALEELHKQNILPSVTCSTQSVNTPIAVSASLPSASTVYNSNLHQEPPVYANLNNFNPNTITTQPNYNTSNMNYATPQHHAMNAQMPVQHPRLQALKEEPQTVPEMPGETPPLSPIDMESQERIKAERKRMRNRIAASKCRKRKLERIARLEDKVKTLKAQNSELSSTANLLREQVAQLKQKVMNHVNSGCQLMLTQQLQTF; via the coding sequence ATGTCTGCGCCGAAGATGGATCAACCATTCTACCACGACGATGCACTCAACGCAGCTTTTGCACAGCCTGAAAACTCTGGTTATGGATATAGTCCGAAAATGTTGAAACAAAATATGACTTTAAACCTGTCTGATCCAGCCAGCAACTTGAAACCGCATCTGAGGAACAAGAATAGTGAAGGTATCTTAACGTCTCCGGACGTGGGACTTCTTAAACTCGCATCACCTGAACTTGAACGGCTCATAATTCAGTCGAGCAACGGGTTGATCACAACAACCCCCACACCGACCCAGTTCCTGTGCCCCAGGAATGTCACGGATGAACAGGAGGGCTTCGCTGAAGGTTTTGTTAAAGCTCTCGAAGAACTTCATAAGCAGAATATCCTGCCGAGTGTGACATGTTCAACTCAGTCTGTGAACACGCCGATTGCggtctctgcctctctgcctaGTGCAAGCACTGTTTACAATTCCAATTTACACCAGGAGCCTCCAGTGTATGCTAATCTCAATAACTTTAATCCTAATACCATTACCACTCAACCTAACTACAACACGAGTAATATGAACTATGCAACCCCCCAGCATCACGCGATGAACGCTCAAATGCCGGTTCAGCATCCCCGACTCCAGGCTCTGAAGGAGGAACCCCAGACGGTGCCCGAAATGCCCGGGGAGACCCCACCGTTGTCTCCTATTGACATGGAGTCTCAGGAGCGAATCAAGGCGGAGAGGAAGCGAATGAGAAACCGCATTGCCGCCTCAAAGTGCCGGAAGAGGAAACTGGAGAGAATCGCCAGGTTAGAAGATAAAGTTAAAACCTTAAAGGCACAGAACTCTGAACTGTCATCTACGGCGAACCTGCTTCGGGAACAGGTTGCCCAGTTGAAACAGAAAGTTATGAATCACGTCAACAGCGGCTGCCAACTCATGCTCACGCAGCAGTTGCAAACGTTCTGA